The following are encoded together in the Pseudodesulfovibrio indicus genome:
- a CDS encoding helix-turn-helix transcriptional regulator: MEKRFLSVPELADLLGISRSTIYHRCARGAENPFPIPSKRIGRLVRFDRRDVEEFMGNSRANRSDHHH; this comes from the coding sequence ATGGAAAAACGATTCTTATCGGTTCCGGAACTTGCCGACCTCCTCGGCATCTCAAGATCAACCATCTACCACCGCTGTGCCCGTGGTGCTGAAAACCCCTTCCCGATCCCGTCTAAACGTATCGGGCGACTCGTGCGCTTTGATCGCCGTGACGTGGAAGAATTCATGGGGAATAGCCGTGCAAATAGGAGCGATCACCACCACTGA